The following are from one region of the Deltaproteobacteria bacterium genome:
- a CDS encoding UDP-2,3-diacylglucosamine diphosphatase: MRAIFIADAHLKGLNDPNQKHLCFFLKTLKDVDILFVLGDLFEFWTGYNKTLEYNYSPVLAQFKRLKESGTNIIYVEGNHDFSVAPFFKDILDGAVYPDSADITLDGKRFFLAHGDIAEHSISYKIWRRFLRSPVVSIIVKIVPPFLVWKAAMVLSKKSRGNHKRGDVLDNLQREFAKEKIKQGFDVVIFAHSHVPEISEIAVNGKRGIYANPGDWIKEFSYLVYEDGNIRLERYGLS, from the coding sequence ATGAGAGCCATATTTATTGCAGACGCGCATCTGAAAGGCCTTAATGACCCAAATCAAAAACACCTCTGCTTTTTTCTTAAAACACTAAAGGATGTTGACATACTCTTCGTACTGGGCGACCTTTTTGAATTCTGGACAGGCTATAATAAAACACTGGAGTATAATTATTCCCCTGTCTTAGCTCAGTTTAAAAGGCTTAAGGAGTCAGGTACAAATATAATATATGTTGAAGGCAATCATGATTTTTCTGTAGCGCCGTTTTTTAAAGACATATTAGACGGCGCGGTTTATCCTGATTCAGCGGACATAACCTTGGATGGGAAAAGGTTCTTTCTTGCCCACGGTGATATTGCAGAGCATAGTATAAGTTATAAAATCTGGCGGAGGTTTTTAAGAAGTCCGGTTGTCAGTATAATTGTCAAAATTGTACCGCCTTTTCTTGTCTGGAAGGCTGCAATGGTATTGTCAAAAAAAAGCCGCGGAAATCATAAAAGGGGTGACGTTCTGGATAATCTCCAGAGGGAATTCGCAAAGGAGAAAATCAAACAAGGATTTGATGTTGTCATTTTTGCCCATTCCCATGTTCCGGAAATCTCAGAAATAGCTGTAAATGGCAAAAGGGGGATTTATGCCAACCCAGGGGACTGGATAAAGGAATTTAGTTATCTCGTTTATGAAGATGGAAATATAAGGCTGGAGAGATA
- a CDS encoding shikimate dehydrogenase, with amino-acid sequence MRREASNGVNITAKAKILGIFGYPIRHTISPAMHNAVIKALGLDMIYMPFEIKPSNLRDAVNGIKGFGMLGVNITIPHKEAVMKLLDDISEEARLIGAVNTIVNKDGRLIGYNTDGYGYVASIKEDCKFNPKDKIIIILGAGGAARAVLAALAKSGTKKIIIANRTLSRADNLIKTFKRKFPDTKFEAIGLEEDILRTYFQDINLLVNTTSVGMEKNEILEIPLEALPKTAIVSDIVYNPLQTLLLKKADKLGLTAYGGLSMLIHQGAKSFKLWTGIDAPVNVMRKAALKALKTI; translated from the coding sequence TTGAGAAGGGAGGCTTCTAACGGGGTGAATATCACTGCCAAAGCAAAAATATTAGGCATATTTGGATATCCTATAAGACATACCATATCCCCGGCCATGCATAATGCCGTTATCAAGGCGCTTGGGCTTGATATGATTTATATGCCATTTGAAATAAAGCCTTCAAATTTGAGAGATGCGGTTAATGGAATAAAGGGATTCGGTATGTTGGGCGTAAATATCACCATACCACACAAAGAAGCTGTAATGAAATTACTTGATGATATTTCAGAGGAGGCAAGGCTTATAGGTGCAGTGAATACAATAGTCAATAAAGACGGGCGACTCATAGGCTACAATACTGACGGTTATGGCTATGTTGCGTCAATAAAAGAGGATTGCAAATTTAATCCTAAAGATAAGATAATTATAATCCTTGGCGCAGGCGGGGCTGCAAGGGCAGTATTGGCAGCCCTTGCCAAAAGCGGGACAAAAAAAATCATTATTGCAAACAGGACATTGTCAAGGGCCGACAATCTTATAAAAACATTTAAAAGAAAATTTCCGGATACAAAATTTGAGGCTATTGGGCTTGAGGAGGATATACTAAGGACATATTTTCAGGATATCAATCTGCTTGTAAATACAACATCTGTTGGTATGGAGAAAAACGAAATTTTAGAAATCCCGTTGGAGGCCTTGCCAAAAACAGCAATAGTATCGGATATTGTGTATAACCCTTTACAAACCCTTTTGCTTAAAAAGGCGGATAAACTCGGATTGACTGCTTATGGCGGTCTAAGCATGCTGATTCACCAGGGCGCAAAAAGTTTTAAACTCTGGACAGGGATTGATGCGCCGGTAAATGTTATGAGAAAGGCTGCTTTGAAGGCATTAAAGACAATATGA